In the genome of Nocardioides marmoribigeumensis, one region contains:
- a CDS encoding F0F1 ATP synthase subunit delta: MARSASGLRGASAEAYDMLTGRLSSVLSDGGSANGYDVARDLFGVAEVLRREPGLRRVLTDVSVGSQAKSGLVRRVFGESLGEGGLDVAATAAGQRWAAVRDLADTLEHLAVIAVVRAAEADGEADAVEEQLFTVERLVADNPSLRDALGDPARSVEDKQGLLRGLLEGKAARGTIQLVEQAVTGTHRTVGLAIEAYQRLAASERERVVALVRVARPLSDTESDRLKAALTRQYSRAVDLNVLVDPAVLGGVRVEVGDDVIDGTVSTRLDDARRKLAG; the protein is encoded by the coding sequence ATGGCCCGATCGGCGTCGGGACTCCGCGGTGCGTCCGCGGAGGCCTACGACATGCTCACCGGCCGGCTCTCCTCGGTCCTGTCCGACGGCGGCTCCGCCAACGGCTACGACGTGGCGCGGGACCTCTTCGGCGTGGCCGAGGTGCTGCGCCGCGAGCCCGGCCTGCGACGTGTGCTGACCGACGTGTCGGTCGGCTCGCAGGCCAAGTCGGGGCTGGTGCGCCGGGTCTTCGGCGAGAGTCTCGGTGAGGGCGGCCTCGACGTCGCCGCCACCGCGGCCGGCCAGCGCTGGGCAGCCGTGCGCGACCTCGCCGACACCCTCGAGCACCTCGCGGTCATCGCGGTGGTCCGCGCGGCCGAGGCCGACGGGGAGGCCGACGCGGTCGAGGAGCAGCTGTTCACCGTCGAGCGCCTCGTGGCCGACAACCCCTCGCTGCGCGACGCCCTCGGTGACCCCGCCCGGTCCGTGGAGGACAAGCAGGGTCTGCTGCGCGGCCTCCTCGAGGGCAAGGCGGCGCGGGGGACCATCCAGCTCGTCGAGCAGGCGGTCACCGGCACCCACCGCACCGTCGGCCTGGCGATCGAGGCCTACCAGCGCCTCGCGGCCTCGGAGCGGGAGCGGGTGGTGGCGCTCGTCCGCGTCGCGCGCCCGCTGTCGGACACCGAGTCCGACCGGCTCAAGGCGGCGCTGACCCGGCAGTACTCCCGCGCGGTGGACCTCAACGTGCTGGTGGACCCCGCGGTCCTGGGAGGCGTGCGGGTCGAGGTCGGTGACGACGTCATCGACGGCACCGTCTCCACCCGCCTCGACGACGCCCGCCGCAAGCTCGCCGGCTGA
- the atpA gene encoding F0F1 ATP synthase subunit alpha — MTELSIRPEEIRDALQRFVADYQPETASREEVGLVAEAGDGIARVSGLPSCMANELLEFEDGTRGLALNLDTREIGVVVLGDFEGIEEGQTVRRTGEVLSVPVGDGFMGRVVDPLGVPIDGMGEIEAEGRRALELQAPDVMQRKSVHEPLATGIKAIDAMTPIGRGQRQLIIGDRQTGKSTIAIDTIINQKANWESGDPDKQVRCIYVAIGQKGSTIASVRGALEEAGAMEYTTIVASPASDSAGFKYLAPYTGSAIGQHWMYDGKHVLIVFDDLTKQAEAYRAVSLLLRRPPGREAFPGDVFYVHSRLLERCAKLSDEMGKGSMTGLPIIETKANDVSAFIPTNVISITDGQIFLQSDLFNANQRPAIDVGVSVSRVGGAAMTKAMKAVTGSLKVDLAQFRAMEAFAMFASDLDAASRQQLDRGQRLMALLKQPAYSPYSLEDMTVSLWTGTSGKLDRVPTEDVLRFESEFLDYLRRQESGILEGIRESRTFTDDTESSLEKAFEKFAQQFETSEGGSIKPGHEEHEALEDEDVEQEQIVKQKRG; from the coding sequence ATGACGGAGCTTTCGATCCGTCCGGAGGAGATCCGGGACGCTCTGCAGCGCTTCGTGGCTGACTACCAGCCCGAGACCGCCAGCCGTGAGGAGGTCGGCCTGGTCGCCGAGGCCGGCGACGGCATCGCGCGCGTGTCGGGTCTGCCCTCGTGCATGGCCAACGAGCTGCTGGAGTTCGAGGACGGCACCCGCGGCCTGGCGCTCAACCTCGACACCCGCGAGATCGGTGTCGTCGTCCTGGGTGACTTCGAGGGCATCGAGGAGGGCCAGACGGTTCGCCGCACCGGCGAGGTGCTCTCCGTGCCCGTCGGCGACGGCTTCATGGGCCGCGTCGTGGACCCGCTCGGCGTGCCGATCGACGGCATGGGCGAGATCGAGGCCGAGGGGCGTCGCGCGCTGGAGCTGCAGGCCCCCGACGTGATGCAGCGCAAGTCGGTGCACGAGCCCCTGGCCACCGGCATCAAGGCGATCGACGCCATGACCCCGATCGGCCGCGGCCAGCGCCAGCTGATCATCGGTGACCGCCAGACCGGCAAGAGCACGATCGCGATCGACACGATCATCAACCAGAAGGCCAACTGGGAGTCCGGCGACCCGGACAAGCAGGTGCGCTGCATCTACGTCGCGATCGGCCAGAAGGGCTCGACCATCGCCTCCGTGCGTGGCGCCCTCGAGGAGGCCGGCGCGATGGAGTACACCACCATCGTCGCCTCCCCGGCCTCCGACAGCGCGGGCTTCAAGTACCTCGCGCCCTACACCGGCTCGGCCATCGGCCAGCACTGGATGTACGACGGCAAGCACGTCCTGATCGTCTTCGACGACCTGACCAAGCAGGCCGAGGCCTACCGTGCGGTGTCGCTGCTGCTGCGTCGCCCGCCGGGCCGCGAGGCGTTCCCCGGGGACGTCTTCTACGTCCACTCCCGCCTGCTGGAGCGCTGCGCGAAGCTCTCCGACGAGATGGGCAAGGGCTCGATGACCGGTCTGCCGATCATCGAGACCAAGGCCAACGACGTCTCGGCGTTCATCCCGACCAACGTCATCTCGATCACCGACGGCCAGATCTTCCTGCAGTCCGACCTGTTCAACGCCAACCAGCGCCCCGCGATCGACGTGGGTGTCTCGGTGTCCCGCGTGGGCGGTGCGGCGATGACCAAGGCGATGAAGGCGGTCACGGGCTCGCTCAAGGTCGACCTGGCGCAGTTCCGCGCGATGGAGGCGTTCGCGATGTTCGCCTCCGACCTCGACGCGGCCTCGCGCCAGCAGCTCGACCGCGGCCAGCGCCTGATGGCGCTGCTCAAGCAGCCGGCCTACTCGCCGTACTCCCTCGAGGACATGACGGTCTCGCTGTGGACCGGCACCAGCGGCAAGCTGGACCGCGTGCCCACCGAGGACGTCCTGCGCTTCGAGTCCGAGTTCCTGGACTACCTGCGTCGTCAGGAGTCGGGCATCCTCGAGGGCATCCGCGAGAGCCGCACCTTCACCGACGACACCGAGTCCTCGCTGGAGAAGGCGTTCGAGAAGTTCGCCCAGCAGTTCGAGACCTCCGAGGGCGGCTCGATCAAGCCCGGTCACGAGGAGCACGAGGCACTCGAGGACGAGGACGTCGAGCAGGAGCAGATCGTCAAGCAGAAGCGAGGCTGA
- a CDS encoding F0F1 ATP synthase subunit gamma — protein MAVSLREYRARIKSVESTKKITRAMELIAASRIIKAQQRAQAAAPYARELTRAVSAVATFSNVEHPLTTEKDDPKRAAILVVTSDRGLAGAYSSSVLREAERLVEKLKEEGKEVDLYVSGRKGVAYYKFRGREVVETWTGHSDQPTYDVAREIGATLISAFTMEEGDEGRDADGNGIPVKPVDEVHVVYTRFRSMLTQEPTAVRMLPLEIVEGETPPEKDDVLPLYEFEPSASDVLDGLLPKYVQSRIYFALLQAAASELAARQRAMKSATDNAEDLIKKYKRIANQARQAGITQEISEIVGGVNALADANAGSD, from the coding sequence GTGGCCGTATCGCTGCGCGAGTACCGCGCCCGGATCAAGTCGGTCGAGTCGACCAAGAAGATCACCCGGGCCATGGAGCTCATCGCTGCGTCCCGCATCATCAAGGCGCAGCAGCGGGCCCAGGCCGCCGCGCCCTACGCCCGTGAGCTCACGCGGGCGGTCTCCGCGGTGGCGACGTTCTCCAACGTCGAGCACCCGCTGACCACCGAGAAGGACGACCCGAAGCGGGCCGCGATCCTGGTCGTGACCAGTGACCGCGGCCTGGCCGGGGCCTACTCCTCGAGCGTGCTGCGCGAGGCCGAGCGCCTGGTGGAGAAGCTCAAGGAGGAGGGCAAGGAGGTCGACCTCTACGTCTCGGGTCGCAAGGGCGTGGCCTACTACAAGTTCCGCGGCCGCGAGGTCGTGGAGACGTGGACCGGCCACTCCGACCAGCCGACGTACGACGTGGCCCGCGAGATCGGCGCCACGCTGATCAGCGCCTTCACGATGGAGGAGGGCGACGAGGGCAGGGACGCCGACGGCAACGGCATCCCGGTCAAGCCGGTCGACGAGGTCCACGTGGTCTACACCCGCTTCCGCTCGATGCTGACCCAGGAGCCCACCGCCGTGCGGATGCTGCCCCTGGAGATCGTCGAGGGCGAGACGCCGCCGGAGAAGGACGACGTCCTGCCGCTCTACGAGTTCGAGCCGAGCGCCTCCGACGTCCTCGACGGGCTGCTGCCGAAGTACGTCCAGTCGCGCATCTACTTCGCGCTGCTCCAGGCCGCGGCCTCCGAGCTCGCAGCCCGCCAGCGGGCGATGAAGTCGGCGACGGACAACGCCGAGGACCTGATCAAGAAGTACAAGCGGATCGCCAACCAGGCTCGCCAGGCGGGCATCACCCAGGAGATCAGCGAGATCGTGGGCGGCGTGAACGCCCTGGCCGACGCCAACGCCGGTTCCGACTGA
- the atpD gene encoding F0F1 ATP synthase subunit beta produces the protein MTATLNEEATGTTGGSVGRIARVIGPVVDVEFPSDSMPEIYNALTVDVTLGDDTQTIVLEVAQHIGDGMVRSISMKPTDGMVRGSQVTDTGGPISVPVGDATLGHVFNVTGDCLNLEEGEKLEVKERWGIHRKAPAFDQLESKTEMFQTGIKVIDLLTPYVQGGKIGLFGGAGVGKTVLIQEMIARVAKDHGGVSVFAGVGERTREGNDLIAEMDEAGVIGQTALVFGQMDEPPGTRLRVALSALTMAEYFRDVQNQDVLLFIDNIFRFTQAGSEVSTLLGRMPSAVGYQPNLADEMGVLQERITSTRGNSITSMQAIYVPADDYTDPAPATTFAHLDATTELSREIASLGIYPAVDPLTSTSRILDPQYIGKEHYDAAIRVKQILQRNKELQDIIAILGVDELSEEDKVTVHRARRIQRFLSQNTYVAKQFTGIEGSTVSVEDTIEAFNKISDGEYDHVAEQAFFMCGGLDDVERKWAEIQKSTGS, from the coding sequence ATGACTGCCACCCTGAACGAAGAGGCCACCGGGACCACCGGCGGCAGCGTCGGCCGCATCGCCCGAGTGATCGGGCCCGTCGTCGACGTCGAGTTCCCCAGCGACTCGATGCCCGAGATCTACAACGCGCTCACCGTCGACGTGACGCTGGGCGACGACACTCAGACCATCGTCCTCGAGGTCGCCCAGCACATCGGTGACGGCATGGTCCGCTCGATCTCGATGAAGCCGACCGACGGCATGGTCCGCGGCTCGCAGGTGACCGACACCGGCGGCCCGATCTCGGTGCCCGTGGGTGACGCGACGCTGGGCCACGTGTTCAACGTGACCGGCGACTGCCTCAACCTCGAGGAGGGCGAGAAGCTCGAGGTCAAGGAGCGGTGGGGCATCCACCGCAAGGCGCCGGCCTTCGACCAGCTCGAGTCCAAGACCGAGATGTTCCAGACCGGCATCAAGGTCATCGACCTGCTCACCCCCTACGTCCAGGGCGGCAAGATCGGCCTGTTCGGTGGTGCGGGCGTCGGCAAGACCGTGCTCATCCAGGAGATGATCGCGCGCGTCGCCAAGGACCACGGTGGTGTGTCGGTGTTCGCCGGTGTCGGCGAGCGCACCCGTGAGGGCAACGACCTGATCGCCGAGATGGACGAGGCGGGCGTCATCGGGCAGACCGCGCTGGTCTTCGGCCAGATGGACGAGCCGCCGGGCACGCGTCTGCGCGTGGCCCTGTCGGCCCTGACGATGGCGGAGTACTTCCGCGACGTGCAGAACCAGGACGTGCTGCTGTTCATCGACAACATCTTCCGGTTCACCCAGGCGGGCTCCGAGGTCTCCACGCTGCTGGGCCGCATGCCGTCCGCGGTGGGCTACCAGCCCAACCTGGCCGACGAGATGGGCGTCCTGCAGGAGCGCATCACCTCCACGCGAGGCAACTCGATCACCTCGATGCAGGCGATCTACGTCCCCGCCGACGACTACACCGACCCCGCTCCGGCCACGACGTTCGCGCACCTCGACGCCACGACGGAGCTCTCGCGTGAGATCGCCTCGCTCGGCATCTACCCCGCGGTGGACCCGCTGACGTCGACCTCGCGGATCCTCGACCCGCAGTACATCGGCAAGGAGCACTACGACGCCGCGATCCGGGTCAAGCAGATCCTCCAGCGCAACAAGGAGCTGCAGGACATCATCGCGATCCTCGGTGTCGACGAGCTCTCCGAGGAGGACAAGGTCACCGTGCACCGGGCGCGCCGCATCCAGCGCTTCCTGTCGCAGAACACCTACGTCGCCAAGCAGTTCACCGGCATCGAGGGCTCGACGGTCTCCGTCGAGGACACCATCGAGGCGTTCAACAAGATCAGCGACGGCGAGTACGACCACGTCGCCGAGCAGGCCTTCTTCATGTGCGGTGGCCTGGACGACGTCGAGCGCAAGTGGGCGGAGATCCAGAAGTCGACGGGGTCCTGA
- a CDS encoding F0F1 ATP synthase subunit epsilon, translated as MSDATMQVELVAADRLVWSGEATMVIARTTEGDVGILPNHAPMLSLMVDGVVDVTTADDETWIAAVDAGFLSVAGNRISILAEHAEMAHDIDLENARHDLERAEHNGENTDEAHEEAERTAARAWAEARIRAAEKRS; from the coding sequence ATGAGCGACGCCACGATGCAGGTCGAGCTGGTCGCCGCCGACCGGCTCGTGTGGTCGGGCGAGGCCACGATGGTCATCGCCCGCACGACCGAGGGTGACGTGGGCATCCTGCCCAACCACGCCCCGATGCTCTCGCTCATGGTCGACGGGGTGGTCGACGTGACCACCGCCGACGACGAGACCTGGATCGCCGCGGTCGACGCGGGGTTCCTCTCGGTGGCCGGCAACCGGATCTCGATCCTGGCCGAGCACGCCGAGATGGCCCACGACATCGACCTCGAGAACGCCCGTCACGACCTGGAGCGCGCCGAGCACAACGGCGAGAACACCGACGAGGCCCACGAGGAGGCCGAGCGGACGGCCGCTCGCGCGTGGGCGGAGGCTCGGATCCGGGCTGCCGAGAAGCGGTCCTGA
- a CDS encoding DUF2550 domain-containing protein, whose amino-acid sequence MPWWQWLADVAGLCLLLLILYAAALLVRRRLLTRAGGTFEVSLRTRADRPGRGWVLGVGRYAGDQLQVFRLFSLRMRPLRALERHGLEVVGQREPEGMEVYSLYAGHRVVEFRAEGRPVCLAMAPEAVTGLLAWLEAAPPGRRPRAI is encoded by the coding sequence GTGCCCTGGTGGCAGTGGTTGGCCGATGTCGCCGGCCTCTGCCTGCTGCTGCTCATCCTGTACGCCGCCGCACTCCTGGTGCGGCGGCGTCTGCTCACCCGGGCCGGGGGCACCTTCGAGGTCAGCCTGCGCACCCGGGCCGACCGCCCCGGTCGTGGCTGGGTGCTCGGGGTCGGTCGCTACGCCGGTGACCAGCTCCAGGTCTTCCGGCTCTTCTCCCTGCGGATGAGGCCCCTGCGTGCGCTCGAGCGCCACGGCCTGGAGGTCGTGGGACAGCGCGAGCCCGAGGGCATGGAGGTCTACTCCCTCTACGCCGGCCACCGCGTGGTCGAGTTCCGGGCCGAGGGCCGGCCGGTGTGCCTGGCGATGGCCCCGGAGGCCGTGACCGGGCTGCTGGCCTGGCTCGAGGCGGCGCCTCCCGGCCGCCGTCCGCGGGCGATCTGA
- a CDS encoding PAS domain-containing protein — MSVVSADERMARLARAGNESDGFGPFAREALPLVAALTGSGGAAVVRRSGEGWVVDASTGAPYPGEGPDPSLVGSLEDGTEVAGWGGARTSRAVTLPGEGLVLLLADPTDSEDAAPWATAALDAFRAAWGRLVAESRLADLTQRVDNAQQLANMGDYDWHIPTDTNRWSDQLFRIYGHEPGSFNASYERFLSMLHPEDRERIMAVHQAAYASGEPYQMIERVVRPDGELRYLSSNGQVIMNDEGVPVRMRGTCVDITDRVLAEQERERSAARFRLLVESSPDAVLVLDADGRVLQANARADEILGGDPVGHEIGEILPEPARVGGEAVEARGIDGRELRLDAAMANLADASEPGLTAAFLHDAAPRLAAEETAQRLRDSQLRRRQALEINDNVVQGLTIAVYAIEDGDYDRAVSYLDRTLAAGRKMMNDLLEPLDHGTLAPGELVRSVATSLDEVPGPPAPAEVAP, encoded by the coding sequence GTGAGTGTGGTGAGCGCGGACGAGCGCATGGCGAGACTGGCGCGCGCGGGCAACGAGAGCGACGGGTTCGGACCCTTCGCGCGTGAGGCGCTGCCGCTGGTGGCCGCGCTGACCGGCTCGGGCGGCGCGGCCGTCGTACGCCGCAGCGGCGAGGGCTGGGTGGTCGACGCGAGCACCGGGGCCCCCTACCCCGGCGAAGGTCCCGATCCCTCCCTCGTCGGGTCGCTCGAGGACGGCACCGAGGTCGCCGGCTGGGGCGGCGCCCGGACCAGCCGGGCGGTGACCCTTCCCGGTGAGGGCCTCGTGCTGCTGCTGGCCGACCCGACCGATTCCGAGGACGCCGCACCGTGGGCCACCGCGGCGCTGGACGCCTTCCGTGCCGCGTGGGGCCGCCTGGTCGCCGAGAGCCGGCTGGCCGACCTGACCCAGCGGGTCGACAACGCCCAGCAGCTGGCCAACATGGGTGACTACGACTGGCACATCCCGACCGACACCAACCGGTGGTCCGACCAGCTGTTCCGCATCTACGGCCACGAGCCGGGCTCGTTCAACGCCTCCTACGAGCGCTTCCTGTCGATGCTGCACCCCGAGGACCGCGAGCGGATCATGGCCGTGCACCAGGCGGCCTACGCCTCGGGCGAGCCCTACCAGATGATCGAGCGCGTGGTGCGCCCCGACGGCGAGCTGCGCTACCTGTCCTCCAACGGCCAGGTGATCATGAACGACGAGGGCGTGCCCGTGCGCATGCGCGGCACGTGCGTCGACATCACCGACCGCGTCCTGGCCGAGCAGGAGCGCGAGCGCAGCGCCGCCCGCTTCCGGCTGCTGGTGGAGTCCAGCCCCGACGCCGTGCTCGTGCTCGACGCCGACGGCCGGGTGCTCCAGGCCAACGCACGCGCCGACGAGATCCTCGGCGGCGACCCGGTCGGCCACGAGATCGGCGAGATCCTGCCCGAGCCGGCCCGCGTGGGCGGGGAGGCCGTCGAGGCCCGTGGGATCGACGGGCGCGAGCTGCGCCTCGACGCCGCCATGGCCAACCTCGCCGACGCCTCCGAGCCCGGCCTGACCGCGGCGTTCCTGCACGACGCCGCGCCCCGGCTGGCCGCCGAGGAGACCGCACAGCGACTGCGCGACTCCCAGCTGCGCCGCCGGCAGGCGCTGGAGATCAACGACAACGTGGTCCAGGGCCTCACCATTGCGGTCTACGCGATCGAGGACGGGGACTACGATCGCGCCGTGTCCTACCTCGACCGCACCCTGGCTGCCGGTCGCAAGATGATGAACGACCTGCTCGAGCCCCTGGACCACGGCACCCTCGCCCCCGGCGAGCTGGTGCGCTCGGTGGCCACGTCCCTGGACGAGGTCCCCGGACCGCCCGCGCCGGCGGAGGTCGCCCCGTGA
- a CDS encoding response regulator transcription factor — translation MTGPVKVLIVDDSRDLRDLLGIKVEMWGGYQVVGLAADGEEAVDLARTRQPDLVLLDLAMPKMDGLQALPLILEAAPGVRVVVLSGFDKGSMAERALAAGAHRYVEKGLSTRELGTVVAEVLASA, via the coding sequence GTGACCGGTCCCGTGAAGGTGCTCATCGTCGATGACTCGCGTGACCTGCGCGACCTGCTCGGGATCAAGGTCGAGATGTGGGGCGGCTACCAGGTGGTCGGTCTGGCCGCCGACGGCGAGGAGGCGGTCGACCTCGCCCGCACCCGCCAGCCCGACCTGGTCCTGCTCGACCTCGCCATGCCCAAGATGGACGGGCTGCAGGCGCTGCCCCTCATCCTCGAGGCCGCGCCCGGCGTGCGCGTGGTCGTGCTCTCCGGCTTCGACAAGGGATCGATGGCCGAGCGGGCGCTGGCGGCCGGAGCCCACCGCTACGTCGAGAAGGGCCTCTCCACGCGCGAGCTCGGCACGGTCGTGGCCGAGGTGCTCGCCTCCGCGTGA
- a CDS encoding cob(I)yrinic acid a,c-diamide adenosyltransferase produces the protein MVNLTRIYTRTGDTGTTRLGDNSVTTKTDPRLEAYADVDELNSQIGLALALGDLDDDVADLLRLVQNELFDVGADLCTPVVADPEFPPLRVLPAYVERLEQRCDHYNEDLAALRSFILPGGSTGAAALHVCRTVARRAERAAWAAHEVHGETMNPVAITYLNRLSDLLFILARHANRRQGDVLWQPGGER, from the coding sequence ATGGTCAACCTGACGCGCATCTACACCCGCACCGGCGACACGGGCACCACGCGGCTGGGGGACAACAGCGTGACCACCAAGACCGACCCCCGGCTCGAGGCCTACGCCGACGTCGACGAGCTCAACAGCCAGATCGGCCTGGCCCTCGCGCTCGGCGACCTCGACGACGACGTGGCCGACCTGCTCCGGCTGGTCCAGAACGAGCTGTTCGACGTCGGGGCCGACCTGTGCACCCCGGTCGTGGCGGACCCGGAGTTCCCGCCGCTGCGCGTCCTCCCGGCGTACGTCGAGCGCCTCGAGCAGCGCTGCGACCACTACAACGAGGACCTGGCCGCGCTCCGCTCCTTCATCCTCCCCGGCGGCTCGACCGGGGCGGCGGCGCTGCACGTGTGCCGCACGGTGGCCCGCCGCGCCGAGCGCGCCGCCTGGGCCGCGCACGAGGTGCACGGCGAGACGATGAACCCGGTCGCGATCACCTACCTCAACCGGCTCAGCGACCTGCTTTTCATCCTCGCCCGGCACGCCAACCGGCGGCAGGGCGACGTGCTCTGGCAGCCCGGCGGCGAGCGCTGA
- a CDS encoding AAA family ATPase yields the protein MLATDHDVDAARRVLVVGVTGSGKSTLARRLAEARGVLLVDGDEIGWLPGWVQRDPDEQRSIAARLLAAEDWVLASAWSAWSDLALSRADLVVALDLPRLVSLRRLVVRTARRLWTGERVCNGNTESLRAVLSHDSVVLWHFRTFARKRATAREWTADPTAPPVLVLRSAAEVEALAARLVVVRAG from the coding sequence ATGCTCGCCACCGACCACGACGTCGACGCCGCGCGACGTGTGCTGGTCGTCGGGGTCACCGGGTCGGGCAAGTCGACCCTGGCCCGGCGCCTGGCCGAGGCGCGCGGCGTGCTGCTCGTGGACGGGGACGAGATCGGATGGCTGCCGGGGTGGGTCCAGCGCGACCCCGACGAGCAGCGCTCGATCGCCGCGCGGCTCCTCGCCGCCGAGGACTGGGTGCTCGCGTCGGCCTGGAGCGCCTGGTCGGACCTGGCCCTGTCGCGCGCCGACCTCGTCGTGGCGCTGGACCTGCCACGGCTGGTCTCGCTGCGTCGCCTGGTCGTGCGCACGGCTCGCCGGCTGTGGACGGGTGAACGGGTCTGCAACGGCAACACCGAGTCCCTCCGCGCGGTGCTCTCCCACGACTCGGTGGTCCTCTGGCACTTCCGCACCTTCGCCCGCAAGCGGGCCACCGCCCGGGAGTGGACGGCCGACCCGACCGCGCCGCCGGTGCTGGTGCTGCGATCGGCCGCGGAGGTCGAGGCGCTCGCCGCACGCCTGGTCGTCGTGAGGGCCGGGTGA